The Candidatus Zymogenus saltonus nucleotide sequence GAGGGCTCCGCGTAGATGTAGGTCTGCCCCAGCTTGACCTTCATCTCTTCCGTGAAGAGGATATTCGGTTCCTCCGCCTTCTCCTCGACGGCCGGCTTTTTCTCCCTCTTGGCATCCGGCCACCGCTCGAAAAAGCCGATAACCAAACTCATCACGAGATCGCCCGCCTCGTCCACCGAGTCCACCTTTACCTCTAAAAGCTCGCCGGTTCCCTTGTCGATGACGTCCTTTACGGTCGCCGTGGTCTTGAGCTTCGTCCCTGGGATAAGGGGCTTGGGCCACTCGAAGTACTGCTCCCCGTGGACGACGTACGCCCAGTTGATCCCGAGGGTCGGCTCCTTCAGCACTTCCATTATCCCCTTGGCCCCGATGTCCTTGCTGACGGCATAGAGGGGAGGGGCCACGGTTCCCCCTTCTCTCGCCCCGTTGATATAGGCCTCGTTGTAGTCGTTGGTCGCCAGGGCGTAGTAGATCGCCTCCCTGTTTACGACCTCCCCGTCCACCGGCCCGAACGTCTTTCCGATAAGATCACGATTAATAGCCATTTTAGGCCTCACGAAAAAGGTGTATGAAAAAGAACACTACTTGTTTTCTATTCCCCGTTTGACAAGGGGAACGATTATTTCGTAATTCCCGACTCGATCGGGGATCAAATATCCTGTCATTCCCAACTCTATTGGTAATCCATTATTCTGTCATTCCCGACTTGATCGGGAATCCAGATAGATATTCATCCCTACATACGCAGGGACAGGCTGGATTCCCGCTTCCCAAGGGAATGACATATAATGTTACTCCCTTGTTTTTGCTCCCAAATAGATATGGAATCCATTAAAGATGTTAGACAAAAAAATACCAGAAAAAGGGGCGTGTGTCAAGAAAGGGGTGAAACGACTTTTAGTAAAACCGCCGCCGAAATTGACACCAAAAAGTATCTGTGATACATTTAGTCAATTAAAAAATATCTTGGGGGTCTTTATGAGCGTCAAAACATTATCCGACAAAGCCAATCTCTACAAGATTGTCGCGTTTCTCATTCTTGTAGCGGCGGCCCTTGCCCTTGCCA carries:
- a CDS encoding MaoC family dehydratase N-terminal domain-containing protein, which encodes MAINRDLIGKTFGPVDGEVVNREAIYYALATNDYNEAYINGAREGGTVAPPLYAVSKDIGAKGIMEVLKEPTLGINWAYVVHGEQYFEWPKPLIPGTKLKTTATVKDVIDKGTGELLEVKVDSVDEAGDLVMSLVIGFFERWPDAKREKKPAVEEKAEEPNILFTEEMKVKLGQTYIYAEPSGDHNLIHVDPDFAVKVGLPGIILQGLCTMAFVQKAVVDNACGGDPTKLKKLKVRFSRNVLPGDTVITKGWLTEDKGDTKIVGLEAAVNRGDVVIKDAWAEVAK